The Sulfitobacter sp. S223 genome has a window encoding:
- a CDS encoding formate dehydrogenase subunit gamma, with translation MFRNLLATLIVSLLVLSGGVSAQDVRLPENSVGAADTRASTGGAQTLQDVLRRQNGEIIDDSFRRDNIGGEPAVAPGLAPLGGASDADLWRALRYNEADVRVTTMDQRGKVLVQDGGMWWLQLREGPLATYGGWLLLGTIAILLVFFLFRGRVRVEDGMANRTVTRFKAIERFAHWMLAGSFILLALTGLASLFGRKFLVPVFGHDANSVLLIGTKFIHNNVSWAFMIALCMVFVMWVWHNIPDRTDITWFRHAGGIIGDTHPPAKKFNAGQKIIFWSVILLGASVSVSGLSLLFPFDIPLFAHTFDLLNSSGLPQLVGYGDLPSGLAPQEEMQYAQLWHAIIGFLMMAIIIGHIYIGTVGMEGAYDAMGTGEVDENWAEQHHSIWLEEVKQSQQEASAK, from the coding sequence ATGTTTCGCAATTTGTTAGCTACGCTTATCGTTTCGCTGCTCGTCCTCTCAGGTGGTGTATCGGCCCAAGACGTGCGCCTGCCTGAAAACAGTGTTGGGGCCGCAGACACGCGTGCCTCCACCGGGGGGGCGCAGACATTGCAGGACGTCTTGCGCAGACAGAATGGCGAGATCATCGACGATAGTTTTCGTCGTGACAACATAGGTGGTGAGCCTGCGGTAGCACCGGGGCTGGCGCCATTGGGCGGCGCATCGGATGCCGATTTGTGGCGCGCGCTGCGGTACAATGAGGCCGACGTGCGCGTCACGACCATGGACCAGCGGGGCAAGGTACTGGTCCAAGACGGCGGCATGTGGTGGTTGCAGCTGCGTGAAGGGCCATTGGCAACCTATGGCGGCTGGCTACTGCTTGGGACCATCGCAATTTTACTGGTATTCTTTTTGTTTCGTGGAAGGGTTCGCGTCGAGGACGGGATGGCGAACCGCACAGTCACACGCTTCAAAGCAATTGAGCGTTTCGCCCACTGGATGCTGGCAGGCTCATTCATCTTGCTGGCGCTGACGGGGCTTGCTTCGCTATTCGGGCGCAAGTTTCTGGTGCCGGTCTTTGGGCATGATGCCAACTCTGTGCTGCTGATCGGAACCAAATTCATTCACAACAACGTCTCATGGGCGTTCATGATTGCGCTCTGCATGGTTTTTGTCATGTGGGTTTGGCACAATATTCCAGATCGCACAGATATCACGTGGTTCCGCCATGCTGGTGGCATCATCGGCGATACCCACCCACCAGCCAAGAAATTCAACGCGGGTCAGAAAATCATCTTTTGGTCAGTCATTTTGCTGGGGGCTTCGGTATCTGTTTCGGGGCTGTCCTTGCTGTTTCCCTTCGACATTCCGCTATTCGCGCATACTTTCGACCTACTCAACAGCAGCGGACTGCCGCAATTGGTCGGCTACGGTGATTTGCCAAGTGGCCTCGCGCCGCAAGAAGAAATGCAATACGCGCAGCTGTGGCATGCGATTATCGGCTTTTTGATGATGGCGATCATCATTGGGCACATCTATATCGGGACTGTCGGTATGGAAGGCGCCTATGATGCGATGGGGACCGGCGAAGTTGACGAAAACTGGGCTGAGCAGCACCATTCCATCTGGTTGGAAGAAGTAAAACAATCACAACAAGAAGCATCTGCGAAATGA